The following proteins are encoded in a genomic region of Sphingopyxis sp. YF1:
- the gspG gene encoding type II secretion system major pseudopilin GspG gives MSLMKLFFRLMLDPARPSAATRRKKDERGFTLTELMVVIFIIGLLATVVMINVLPSQDKAMVTKAKADIATLETALEQYRLDNLVYPASGDGLNALVTAPPALAQPERYRRGGYIKTLPQDPWGRPYHYQAPGANGKAFDVWSMGADGAPGGTDENADIRADS, from the coding sequence ATGTCGCTGATGAAGCTTTTCTTTCGCCTGATGCTCGACCCCGCCCGCCCATCGGCCGCCACGCGCCGCAAGAAGGACGAGCGCGGTTTCACGCTGACCGAACTGATGGTCGTCATCTTCATCATCGGCCTGCTCGCGACGGTGGTCATGATCAACGTCCTCCCGAGTCAGGACAAGGCGATGGTAACCAAGGCAAAGGCCGACATCGCGACGCTCGAAACCGCGCTCGAACAGTATCGCCTCGACAATCTGGTCTACCCTGCATCGGGCGACGGGCTGAATGCACTCGTCACCGCGCCTCCCGCGCTGGCCCAGCCCGAACGCTATCGCCGTGGTGGCTATATCAAGACGCTGCCACAGGATCCGTGGGGGCGCCCCTATCACTACCAAGCGCCCGGTGCGAACGGGAAGGCGTTCGACGTGTGGTCAATGGGCGCCGACGGGGCTCCCGGCGGGACTGATGAAAATGCGGACATCCGCGCCGACAGCTGA